One Ranitomeya variabilis isolate aRanVar5 chromosome 4, aRanVar5.hap1, whole genome shotgun sequence genomic window, CAGGAATAGAAGTACTCCGTCGGGGATAAAAAAATGTCTCCAATCTGGTGATGGGTGCAGATCCTAGCGGTCAGACACTGATCAGTTAGTTTttaccggacaatccctttaaggtcgGCTGTAATTCTATGGCACTAGTAGAAGTTCTGTTCAGCTGTTCGAgtctgttatttatttttttttttacatggattctGAAGCCCCTCCAAAATCTCTAAACAAGCTGAAAATTGATTTCAATGGGAAAATCgacaatgccttttttttttttcactgagatTTTGAAAAccacaaagcagaaaaaaaaagtgaCGTCACTTCACTAATGTGGAAATATGCAGCAAACTTCACAATAAAGCCAATAGTACGACTGAGCAAAAGGATTCACAGAACCCTGGACCAGAGGCCACATCAAAGGTTCATGGCCACCGGACCTGTGTTCTGCCAACGCCACACTACCTGACGGCATTTCCAGCTCCTTTTCTGATTTGCAGGCCCGGAATGATGCATGCATGTGATGAAAAGATCTTGTAGGCTGCGAATCAGACTGGAAAAATCAACCTTCAGCTCTAGAAGACATCTGGATCGATGCACATTACGGGCTTTTACCAAGATTGAAAATCATCATCCCCATCCACAGAATATGGATTAGTAGGGGTCTTACTTCTGGGACCACCAGTATTCCTGAGAATGGGTTAGAAGAGAGCGGAGTCGGGCTCATGTACCTCCACTCTATTGTCTATTGGACTGGACTCGGCTATTAtgtctggcagtcccatagacaatagaGCAGAGATACACATGCCCAAACCCCACTTCATATAGTATGGGCTCTGCAGAAACCCTTTCTTGGGATCACTGGGGTGCCAGAGCTCCAGACCCCCCCCCCCAGTGATCAAGGACAGGGGGCAACTTTCGAtcgttggaaaacccctttaactgaaGAGTCACCGACACTtaggagtaaaaaaaaaaggaaaaagctgtTCAGAGAAAAACACTTCCTgaatagagatgggtggacacccgGATGTTCGAGTTTGGCTAAAcatttacaaaaagttcgggttcaagtgccagaacagtacccggacccgaaccccattcactgaaTGAAGGGCCTGAACATCCAGAGTTTTCCACGTACAGCTGTGATTGgatgtataaagtttacctctggtcactggtgacgcctgcgctgtaaataaagaaTTTTATAAAatccggcatgggttcccctgtatttttgataaccagtcagacaACACTCACAgccgtgggctgcaaccctcagctgtcagcttcagcagggctggttatcaagaatagaggggtccccacaatgtattaattatttaaataaagacacagccacaataaagccttttatttgaaataaaacaaaacacacttttacttttttatttaaaaataataaacatagcTAGCTCACCTAACAcctaggagacgagggcttcaatggaattagGCATTTGGCGAGTATAacggtgttttaatatttttaaataaaaaagtaaaagtgtgttttgttttatttcacataaaatactttattctggctgtgtctttatttaaataattaaaaaatacattgtGGAGACCCttcaattcttgataaccagccttgctgaagaggacagctgagggttgcagcccccagctatgagttttgtctggctggttatcaaacatacaggaggaacccacaccatttttttttttaaattacttatttacagcgcaggagccaactgaatacttccatcagccgctactgctctcactgttattagcggcagcagatgtcGGCTGATgaaagcagtagtcccatcagctgacaccaatgaccagaggtaaacttgttacctccgatcacagctgtgggctcacgctgtcttttgatagggtgggaaccgtggctctgaccagcggtgatgattttaccaccggGCAATGTCATGCCCGGTGTTCGAgaggctgaacccgaacagtaacacggacttcctggtgaagttcatgttcgatgtccgtgcccgaacagtaagtGTACGGTACAGAcgacgaactttactgttcgggttcgcccatctctattacTGAATGTTTGTCCAATATGTGGCGACAGGAGCGTGGAGAATTTTTATCTGTAGGACGGATGTAAAATCTTAAACGgcagcatttttgttttcttttttcttttacacagAAATGTCTGAAATTCCTTTGTCTTAAAACTTTTTAGAATTTTGTCTTTTTGTAGAATATCTTAAAGCACATTGGAGGACACTTACTATTACGCCAGTGTAGAAAAGTCGCAAATTACAGCGCATGCCATTAGTTTGTGACTTTTTAACTTTCCCCACAGCTCACGACACTCTTCTAAAAATTGAGCGGCACTTACTGAATGGGGCCGGGGACACTTGTAGGCCGATAAATTTACTATACTTTATCCTATACTATTGCAAAAATGATAGGGTCTTCTCCACCACTCTCCTAAAATCACCATAAATGAGACTGACGGCGCCACCATTGCGGGGGACGTGGTCCGTCTCGTGCTCACCTCAGGGTCTTTGCATAGTTGGAGAACAGCAGGCTGACATCTTTGCTTAAGTCTGTGAACAGAAAACCAAGCGATCATACAAATGTGGGGGCGAATGCAGCATGAGAATAAACTCCACCAACCTTTCATTAGGGTCTCCATGTCTTCCACCTTCGGGCTGTCTGACGGCAGGTTTGTGGCTGATGAACACTGAACGATCTCGGGGTCTTCATTCTGATTTTGTGAGTTGAAACCAAAGTAACTTATGTAATAACCTGCCGTAACTTATACAGCAATTCATTTATTTAACATCTACTAACTATAAGTCTTCAGCAGCTCCTATTGTAAACGCTAATTTAAAGGCGCGACCCTAAGCAGACTTTACTCTGAGACCCATTTTTTGGTTATTGCACCCCTTGCATATATGTGTACGTAGGGCTGTGGATTTGCCCTAGTATACtgcctgatatatcctggacctctatatgtctccctcccccacccctgtatttttaccatatgctttggcaatgctaacttgtacttagtcctgccaataaagctcatttgaatttgaATTGAATTACTGCCACCTAGTGGCTGCTTTTTGCACATAATAGGACAATGTGGGAAGTTGAGCACTGCAATCATTGCTACTAGAAGTGATCTGCTGGGGATCAATCACCCATCTGAAGTTTATGATTAGCAAACTTTTTTTGGAGAGGAGGGTGAGGGTCCAacgaagtaaaaaaaagaaaagaaaaaaataagatgTCTCTCTATTAAGTCCTCTCTTGGTGATGTAGACAGAACACTGCCATCAGCCGGGGGGAGAAGAGACTTGTGGAACATGGATAAAGATTGCAGGACTAACGTACGTTAAGTCTTCCGATTCTTACCAATGATTGTTATTCTGGAGCACACTGCGCCTCTGCCTCCTGGCATACCTTTTGCTGGGGTGCGGCGCTctcccgtatgacatccgtatgcaatacgtttttttctcagcaactatttttatacaatcaTTTACGGGACCATTTACAATGTTCTATGCCACacaatggtaaggtatctgtaaaaaaaaggacggaaaacggatggtccgtattctgtCCGTTTTTttgctcgcacccattgacttgcattggcaagtctcgtccgagactcgcagcaaatcgcagcatgctgcgatttttttctcagtccgatttcggctagaaaacacacaatgtataaaaaatctgtcccgattatgtctgctgagaatcgcacaaatattCTCCGcatggtgatccgtatctcatccgtgtgcaatgccaggatgcgatttttttctcaaagtatccgtgtgtcatcagtatgtcatctgtatggtgagattttctcacacacttgcaaaatgagcaaataatggctgagcctttcctgtcacctgcccaatgcctgagaatttctcgcaagtcacactatggtccgtgtgctgtgcgattttttttctcgcaccaatagacttgcattggcgattctcagctgagatacgcggacTGAGATTTCACTCGCAAGTATAATACAGACGAGAAAcaaatggatgatgggagctgctccatagattaacattggtccgagtgctatgtgatttttttatcgcatagcactcgtccgtattaagactagtgtgaccccggccttcggctgagaaaaaaaatcgcaaatgagatgtcacctattgaatatcattggtccgagtgcaatctgattttttatcggattgcactcatccgttttgctcgcaagtgagtatgaaccCTAACCCTTTGAGTAGGATacagacattccctttaatatatttGTGTCACCCCCACACAGCTTTACTTTAGGCCCCCTGGTGACAGATGGAGGACCCCAGCAATTATTTGTCATCTATCCCGTGGACAGGAGGTAAATGTTATTTGTGGGCCGTGGCGTTGACGGCCCGGCCGTTACCAGTATTCATCTTACTGCTGCGCCGTTACCGGTGTCCTGCAGTTACTCACTTCTTTCTTCCTTTTCGTCACTTTGCTCTCGTACTTCCCAGCGCTGCTCGCCATCGTCTCCATATATGCTTAAGAATGAAACAGAGAAAACGTAAGAAACGTCAGAAGAAAGAGATGagatttttattgattttaatgTTCCTGCCAATTTTGGATTACTACAACACATCCAGGAAAAACATTGATCGGAGCTCCAGATGATTGACAGCTCACCACTTAGGAGTCTCTGGTCTAAACACAGGACAGAGAGGAGTACAGAGCGTCTCAGGCTGTCTCTCCTGTGCTGCGGATGACGCTCACACACAGGGCAGAGGGGAGGACAGAGCGTCTCAGGCCGTCTCTCCTGTGCTGCGGATGACGCTCACACACAGGGTAGAGGGGAATATAGAGCGTCTCAGGCTGTCTCTCCTGTGCTGCGGATGACGCTCACACACAGGGTAGAGGGGAATATAGAGCGTCTCAGGCTGTCTCTCCTGTGCTGCGGATGACGCTCACACACAGGGTAGAGGGGAGTACAGAGCGTCTCAGGCTGTCTCTCCTGTGCTGCGGATGACGCTCACACACAGGACAGAGAGGAGTACAGGGCGTCTCAGGCTGTCTCTCCTGTGCTGAGGACGACACTCACACACAGGACAAAGGGGAGTACAGAGCGTCGCAGGCTGTCTCTCCTGTGCTGTGGATGACGCTCACACACAGGGCAGAGGGGAGTACAGAGCGTCTCAGGCTGTCACTCCTGTGCTGTGGATGACGCTCACACACAGGGCAGAGGGGAGTACAGAGCGTCTCAGGCTGTCACTCCTGTGCTGCGGACGACACTCACACACAGGACAAAGGGGAGTACAGAGCGTCTAAGGCTGTCACTCCTGTGCTGTGGATGACGCTCACACACAGGGCAGAGGGGAGTACAGAGCGTCTCAGGCTGTCTCTCCTGTGCTGCGGATGACGCTCACACACAGGACAAAGGGGAGTACAGAGCGTCTCAGGCTGTCACTCCTGTGCTGCGGACGACACTCACACACAGGACAAAGGGGAGTACAGAGCGTCTCAGGCTGTCACTCCTGTGCTGTGGATGACGCTCACACACAGGGCAGAGGGGAGTACAGAGCATCTCAGGCTGTCTCTCCTGTGCTGTGGACGACGCTCACACACAGGGCAGAGGGGAGTATAGAGCGTCTCAGGCCGTCTCTCCTGTGCTGAGGACGACGCTCACACACAGGGCAGAGGGGAGTACAGGGCGTCTCAGGCTGTCTCTCCTGTGCTGAGGATGAAGCTCACACACAGGACAAAGGGGAGTACAGAGCGTCTCAGGCCGTCTCTCCTGTGCTGAGGACGACGCTCACACACAGGGCAGAGGGGAGTACAGGGCGTCTCAGGCTGTCTCTCCTGTGCTGAGGATGACGCTCACACACAGGGCAGAGGGGAGGACAGAGCGTCTCAGGCTGTCTCTCCTGTGCTGTGGACTGGGCACGCTCACACACAGGGCAGAGGGGAGTACAGAGCGTCTCAGGCTGTCTCTCCTGTGCTGTGGACTGGGCACGCTCACACACAGGGCAGAGGGGAGTACAGGGCGTCTCAGGCTGTCTCTCCTATGCTGAGGATGACGCTCACACACAGGGCAGAGGGGAGTACAGGGCGTCTCAGGCTGTCTCTCCTGTGCTGTGGACTGGGCACGCTCACTGTCCTGTGCAGTTCTGGAGGGGGCGCCTGTCGCCCTCTTTTTGATGCTCTCTGCACTTTGCTGAGCTTCACTAACTCTGTCAGCGAGCTCCTCTATGGGAAAGCAATGGTAAACCCTTGTACCAgatgctgcggtttaaaagaaagagaaaaaaaaaccagcTGTCATTAATTCTCCCTCCTCAGGGTCACTGTGCATCACCAGCGGGGGCAGCACCACCCCTGCAGCAGCCTCATAGCTACATTGTATCCCTATCATACCAGCTCAGCAGCTGCGCCCTCTAGTGTCCAACCGTGGGAAATGTGACAAATTACAGTTTTACTGttcattttttctgcattttttttgtaaCATTTGCAATTCACTTTAATAATATttattcaaaagatttcctttaagAAGGTAAGACAGCCCCTTTAAGTCGCCCACACATCCCCCTCCTATGTAAGTTTCTATTGCACCGCAGCCCTGCCAGCTTCCCCTGTTCCTGAGAACACAAGCCACCATTCAGCTGCCGTATACAGCGCCTCCTACCGTCACCGGCGGCTCTGAGGGCTCCCTCCGCGCTACAGCCGGGGAACAAGAGACTGTATGCGGATCTGCGCGCTCCTCACCCCGGATAATGGCTGCGTGGtggagcgcatgcgcagatggagcgttcCCCCGCGGCACCATGTCTGAGGTTAGAGCGGAGCTGCGCGCCAAGAGACGCATTCGTGTTAGGTCTCCCCCTGGCGGTCGCCAATGCTCCTACAGCGGCTGTCTGTCCTCAGTGTGCTGTGCACGGGGCTCTGTGTCTTTTGCGTCATTTGCAGGAAAAAGAAAGTAAAGCATGATGGAAAACAGAGAAACGCTCCATGCAGATCAGCTGCCATCATCACAGGGTCAGCAGGCAATTATTTAAAGGCCTAGTCAATAGTTGGGGACAATTTTTCTTAAATGCATGGATTTGGGGgtaaaaatctttttttattgacTTTCTTTGCACTGTTTGCCTCTTACATCCTTTGCGTTGTATTGCTTATTGCAGAACGAGTTAACTGAGGTTCCATCAGTGAGCGCGCCATGAAGTCTGACGAGGAGTTTGTAGCTCTTTTATGCCTTTTTTTGTGCTGATTTACGACTGCAGACCCAATCGAAGCTGAATGAGCAGGGAAATAACTGCAGCCGGCGTAAATCTGACATCTGCAGGGATGGAGGGTGAGCGTATTGTAAATTTTTgtttaaaggggttaaaaattgatGGCGGGCGATTATTAGGCTAGACTGGTGTGATCCGCTAACTGAGCAGAACGCAGACATTTGTTGATACAGGTGATAACTTGCAGTTTATGTTCCCGATTACTACGTGGGTATTAAACACCATTAATGCCTATGACACAGACCTGGGGGTGGCGGAGATCAGTTGGCTTCATCCCTGTATTTCTTTTATTGTGCCGTTCATCCCCATTAATACAAGACGATGATTCCTACAACCTTGGACATAACCTTAAAGGGAACTTACAGGACATGCCTGGCCGACTTATTggagcagcggctacagggagaaaatgaatgaAGTTTTATTCTCGCTGCAGCCGCTCATTTCCAATCATCGGGGCAATGCGGGGGCAGGTCACCGTCACCATCATGTAATCACTCCCCAACACTGTGATTGACAGCCCGCTCTGCAGCGACAACTTCTCTTTAATGGACAAGTATTGTGTTCATAAAGAGAGAAGGATAACAACAAGAAGGATAACAACAAGATTGCATCTTCGTTTCTtataagacctcattcagacattttttattttttcttccaaaAATGCAGAACGGTATAATTAGCACCAAATCCAGAGTCTGTAATTAACTAGTAAaggtcattttatttttattttttttcataaatgaatagtacacatgaaaataagaaactttgtaatttgtCTTATCCGAGAATTCCGCTTCTTTTTCCTCCTGGACTGATTGTTCCTGGATAATATCTGTATTCTGTGAACTCAAACTTCCACTTACagagataagagatgacagttggtgcttttaaaattcactGCAGAAGAGAGAGGAGCCAGAGGAACCCCGACATCTTGCTGTAAGTTCTCATCAGCTGCAGATCTCCATAGAACTTTCCGAGCACCAACTGTAATCTATCTCagcaatgggaaaatctgtattcactgaagatgcattttacttgtgaattgagaattttgagaatgaaagatcagtccaggaggagaaaaaagaagatttctctgataagatgttttacaaagttgcttattatcATGTGTACCATTAATTTAGGAAGTAAAATGGCACCTTTAGGCAGCGTTCCTTCAGAACATTAGGCAGTAGCCTTCAGGTATCAAATATTCTTGGGTTATCAAGAGAGTGGTCCAAAAAGGTGAGATCATTGACTTGCACAAACAAGGAAAAGAACAGTTGGCTCCTACTATATATGCTCAAAACTATAGAAATAAGCCACTAAAAAATTTTTAGGAGTCTGTTCCATGGAGAGATAAATGTATGTATGGAGGGGGAAGAATCAAGTTTATGCTGAAAATAACActctcccacagtgaagcatggtggtgcctcAGTGATACCTACAGTGAGGAATGGTGGTAACTTTGCAATGCTTATAGTGAAGAATGGTGGTGGATTGCTGATGCTTACcgtgaagcatggcagtggctcaCTGATGTCTACAGTGTAGGgacttggtgatgcctacagtgaagaatGGTTGGAAcgtggtgatgtctacagtgaagcatgatgaTGGCTCAatgatgtctacagtgaaacatggtggtcgcatggagatgtctacagtgaagaactGTGGAgacttggtgatgcctacagtaaagAATGGTCGGAActtagtgatgcctacagtgaagcatggtggtggtttTGTGAAGTTTACAGTGAAGCATGGAAGTGACTCAAATGATGTCTAAAGTGAAACATGGAGGTGTAAATGTGATGCTTACAGTAAAGaatggtggtggcttggtgatgtCTGCTGTGAAGAATAGTGGAgacttggtgatgcctacagtgaagcatggtcggGGCTTGATGATGTCTACAATGAAGTATAGTTGGGGCTCTGTAATGCCTACAGTAAAGCACTGCAGTGGCTCAATCGtacttacagtgaagcatggcgggggctcCGAGATTTCTACAGTAAAGAACGGTGATGTCTCAGTGATGTGTACAGTGAAGTATAGTTGGGGCTCAGTGATGCACggtaatgtctacagtgaagaatggTTGGAGTTTGgtggtgcctacagtgaagcatggtggtggtttGGTGCCACTCTGGAGCTGCTTTACTTCCTCTGGCACTGGAAACCTACAGTGTATGGAGGGCAAAATGAATTTAATAAAGTATCAGGAAATCCCAGGAGAAAACATTATTCTTTCTGTGAGGAAGCTGAAGCTTGGGGTGTCATTGGATCTTCCAAAAGGACAATGATCCCAATCACCGCAAAGTCCACCAAGCCTTAGTTTCAATAGTAGTCTTGGAAGGCTATGGAGTGGCCATCACAGTCACCTGACTTAACCTCCATTACCCAGAATAACCTAAGAGCTCTTGGGAACGCTGCCAAAAACTGTTGTTTGTTTATAGACTACACTTAcatcaggtcataacagccaaagggGCTGTGTTAATGACTAAAGATGCTGATCGTGGAGTGATGAGGTCAGTAAAAGtggcatttttttctggatttggCAAAACTACTTGTATTAATTACATTATTCTCATTTCATTGCTGTATTGCAAACAGTAGAACATTTGTACAATTTTCTGATAAACCTGTGACAGGGGTGGGGGGGATAATAATATCGGTTGCAGCTGAACTTGCTCTGAATAACACTCAGCCCTTTTGCTTTTGGTCCTGAAGTTCTGCAATTGCGGTAATCCAGGTATTACTGGGATGATTGCCAATGAGGTGAAACCCCAACTGAAAACATGAAATGACAGCTCCACCCTGGCTGCCGGTTATTGCTGCACATGAACATTTTACTGGAAGACGCACCTCTTAGAAACCTGTTAGACCAAAACATAAGGGCCTAAATGTAAAACCAATCCCGTAGCGATAACATAATCTTTATCAAATAAATCCTGCTTCACCACAAATTGATAGTGCTCCAAAGCCTCAAATTACAGCGAAAAACTTGTATGCCTCTTTTCTCTTTTCCTCACACACCAGTCTTCTTCCTTCCCTGCTGTTCTGTCAGACACTATCTCtcatgtttattcagtgttttatggcttccTCTACTTATCTTTATGGCAAAACTGTCAGCTTCACTACAAgatagctgctgcattccctgcctctgcttttatacaggctaatgATGGTCTCTCTGGATTGGCTATGCTATATAATGTGATGTTATAGCTGCAAGGTATTATGGAGAAGCCCATCCACGGTCATTTGATTCTGGCCGGTTGCTACGTAAAAAATGGTGGTAGTCATTCTAGGTGATTTGCGCAAAAATCACAAATTGGTCCAATTTTGGGGTTTCAGGCAATTCCTAAAAATGTGTCACAAATTCCATTAGCACCAGATGAAAGCACACATCTCTACCAACCAGGTTACTCCAATAATATCAGACAGATTCTTTAAACTCTTACTGGTCTTGATTTCAGATTCTCTCTTTCTACTCCACTATTTTATATGGGGCCTTCCACATCAATGGAGTCAAATTTGGACAATCGCTTTTTAGATTTGGAGTCTCCAGTAGCGGAGCTACAGATGATAAAGGTAAGGTGGTGGGACACATGAGTCAGACAAGGACAGGGTAGGTAGACTTCAGTTGTAAACAGGTGGAGGTCAGAGAAAGGTGTAATTTGGGTCAAATCCAAATAGTCTTGGACAAATGCACCTCCATAATGTACAGGAAGCAGTAGGACTTTATTGCTCAAGCATGGGAAGATGGGGAAAGGCTATAATGAATGAGCAATGGCCACCAACAAACTGGAAGTCAACACCCGTGGAAGGTACCTGCAGTGGATCCAGGAGAGAAGCAGCAAAGAGGAGGACTCTAGCCACAGAACACCCACCCAGGAAAGCAGTGGTGGACAGAGAGATGGTGGACATGAACAAGCCACACAGAGGAGCGGTACGGAAGAGCAAGATCCCATCCAAGGTGAATAAGCAGCAGGAACGGACATGGGAATTTACCTCAAACAGCCGCCATAATTGGTCCACTCGGTCACCAGACCTCGAAACTTAAAAACTAGAGTAAAAACGAAACAAAAAGATAAGATGATAGATATCACAATAAAAGAAAATCCAATTTTTATAGTCTGTGTAAATCAATTCAGTCTATCGACCACTTCCATAATCTGTTCTTGTCTTACCTCTCGGCATCCACAGCTCTCTTTCTTCTAATTATCCTGCCTGGCACAAAATCACATGTGCATCATGCTGCAACGATGATGTCAAAAGAAGATCCATGGATGCCGGAGGTAGGACTCCAGTCTGGTGGCCACTGATTACAGACCTGGACGAGGGTCCATTTGCACTAACTCTAACCATTTTTAACCAAGATTTTCCCTGAATATCATGTTTCTACTTTAAGTATAAGTGATGTAATCACGTTCACATACCAGCGGTTTCCACACTGGCTTTGTATTCCCCAGAACTCTGTAATTACTTTTTTTTGTAGGATGCACATGGGTGGGGACGTGACAGGCAGATTTT contains:
- the TEX12 gene encoding testis-expressed protein 12 isoform X1; the protein is MRLLARSSALTSDMVPRGNAPSAHALHHAAIIRAYMETMASSAGKYESKVTKRKKENEDPEIVQCSSATNLPSDSPKVEDMETLMKDLSKDVSLLFSNYAKTLSERSAVDSLQVHKFEEILVEARSLEMQIRQKKENLRNHLSTIAKTLQK
- the TEX12 gene encoding testis-expressed protein 12 isoform X2; translated protein: METMASSAGKYESKVTKRKKENEDPEIVQCSSATNLPSDSPKVEDMETLMKDLSKDVSLLFSNYAKTLSERSAVDSLQVHKFEEILVEARSLEMQIRQKKENLRNHLSTIAKTLQK